A stretch of the Actinotalea sp. JY-7876 genome encodes the following:
- a CDS encoding sodium:proton antiporter, whose translation MIQFDGSGAVFAVIGVATLAAAVLPRALHRAPLSMPAVFLGASILAFTLLPGLPDPDPVEHHVVALHLTEICVVVSLMGAGLAINRSVGLRPWATTWRLLGITMPLSIIAAVVLGSWLLGLGLAAAVLVAAAVAPTDPVLASEVQVNEPTAQPGQDDDEARFALTAEAGLNDGLAFPFTYAAIAISVAGPALDGWAGEWLVVDVGWRIAVGVLGGAVVGRLLGRLFFSDFARRRHLSEHAQGFVALAATFLAYGAVELAEGYGFVAVFVCAVALRDVERHDEYHAVLHSFVEQVERLLTVVVIVMLGGAVARGLLAGIGWADVAFAALFLLVVRPLTGMIGLAGGRTGRRERRVIAFFGVRGVGSLFYVAYALEHGDFADPQRIWAVVALVVVGSILLHGVAATPVMARLDRARERRAAGTDEDPAHTAV comes from the coding sequence GTGATCCAGTTCGACGGCAGCGGGGCCGTCTTCGCCGTCATCGGCGTCGCGACCCTCGCCGCCGCCGTACTGCCCCGGGCGCTGCACCGCGCGCCGCTGTCGATGCCAGCCGTCTTCCTGGGCGCCAGCATCCTGGCCTTCACGCTGCTGCCCGGCCTGCCCGACCCGGATCCGGTCGAGCACCACGTCGTCGCGCTCCACCTCACCGAGATCTGCGTCGTCGTGTCCCTCATGGGCGCAGGGCTGGCGATCAACCGCAGCGTCGGGCTGCGCCCGTGGGCCACCACGTGGCGGCTCCTCGGCATCACCATGCCGCTGTCGATCATCGCGGCCGTGGTGCTCGGGTCGTGGCTGCTCGGGCTCGGGCTCGCCGCGGCCGTGCTCGTCGCGGCCGCCGTCGCACCGACAGATCCCGTCCTCGCGAGCGAGGTGCAGGTCAACGAGCCGACGGCCCAGCCGGGGCAGGACGACGACGAGGCCCGGTTCGCCCTGACGGCCGAGGCCGGCCTCAACGACGGGCTCGCCTTCCCCTTCACGTACGCGGCCATCGCGATCAGCGTGGCCGGACCGGCGCTCGACGGCTGGGCCGGCGAGTGGCTGGTCGTCGACGTCGGCTGGCGCATCGCCGTCGGCGTGCTGGGCGGCGCGGTCGTGGGCCGGCTCCTGGGCCGGCTCTTCTTCTCCGACTTCGCCCGACGGCGACACCTGAGCGAGCACGCGCAGGGCTTCGTCGCGCTGGCCGCGACGTTCCTCGCCTACGGCGCGGTCGAGCTCGCGGAGGGCTACGGCTTCGTCGCCGTCTTCGTCTGCGCCGTCGCCTTGCGCGACGTCGAGCGCCACGACGAGTACCACGCGGTCCTGCACTCCTTCGTGGAGCAGGTCGAGCGCCTGCTCACCGTGGTGGTGATCGTCATGCTCGGCGGCGCCGTGGCACGCGGGCTGCTCGCCGGGATCGGGTGGGCCGACGTCGCCTTCGCCGCGCTGTTCCTCCTCGTGGTCCGTCCCCTCACCGGGATGATCGGCCTCGCGGGCGGACGCACGGGCCGCCGGGAGCGCCGGGTGATCGCCTTCTTCGGCGTGCGCGGCGTCGGCTCGCTCTTCTACGTGGCGTACGCGCTGGAGCACGGGGACTTCGCCGACCCGCAGCGCATCTGGGCCGTCGTCGCGCTCGTCGTGGTCGGCTCGATCCTGCTCCACGGCGTCGCGGCGACGCCCGTCATGGCCCGCCTGGACCGCGCGCGCGAGCGGCGCGCGGCGGGCACGGACGAGGACCCGGCGCACACGGCCGTCTGA
- a CDS encoding DUF4235 domain-containing protein, producing MESKKESWVAKAVGLGFALGAAWLANQLIDRSWNKVLGHKPPKAEDPGDARVGEVLASAAISGAIVALARVLATRGAAKIIR from the coding sequence GTGGAGTCCAAGAAGGAGTCGTGGGTCGCCAAGGCCGTCGGCCTCGGGTTCGCGCTGGGCGCGGCGTGGCTGGCGAACCAGCTCATCGACCGGAGCTGGAACAAGGTGCTCGGCCACAAGCCGCCCAAGGCGGAGGACCCGGGCGACGCACGCGTCGGGGAGGTGCTCGCCTCGGCGGCGATCTCGGGGGCCATCGTCGCGCTGGCCCGGGTGCTCGCGACGCGCGGCGCCGCCAAGATCATCCGCTGA
- the mnhG gene encoding monovalent cation/H(+) antiporter subunit G: MSWETVLDVVAWLCLLGGSLLAFSAGVGVVRFPDLLARMHTAAKPQVLGLLLLMLGLGLRLRTGHIIWMLVLVVLFQMLTAPVASHMLSRAGYRTGKVRSEMLVVDELTRDMEAAQAQASREEQQDEREGGPAVSG, translated from the coding sequence ATGAGCTGGGAGACCGTGCTCGACGTCGTCGCGTGGCTCTGCCTGCTGGGTGGCTCGCTGCTCGCGTTCTCGGCCGGCGTCGGCGTCGTCCGCTTCCCGGATCTGCTGGCGCGCATGCACACGGCGGCCAAGCCGCAGGTGCTCGGACTCCTGCTGCTCATGCTCGGGCTCGGCCTGCGCCTGCGGACGGGGCACATCATCTGGATGCTCGTGCTGGTCGTGCTGTTCCAGATGCTCACGGCGCCGGTCGCGTCCCACATGCTCTCGCGCGCGGGCTACCGGACCGGCAAGGTGCGCAGCGAGATGCTCGTCGTGGACGAGCTGACGCGTGACATGGAGGCCGCCCAGGCGCAGGCGAGCCGCGAGGAGCAGCAGGACGAGCGCGAGGGCGGCCCCGCAGTCAGCGGATGA
- a CDS encoding monovalent cation/H+ antiporter complex subunit F has product MTVVVLVCGALLGSAAVLALIRAEKGPSMLDRTVALDILTGALVGGIALEAAWSRRVDTVPILVVLSLVGFLASVTVARFAAVETEGEGRILTREELAALENERIEAERAERESSDEEHRGGRAKGEVS; this is encoded by the coding sequence ATGACCGTCGTCGTGCTGGTGTGCGGCGCCCTCCTGGGCTCGGCCGCGGTGCTCGCCCTCATCCGGGCCGAGAAGGGCCCGAGCATGCTCGACCGCACGGTCGCGCTCGACATCCTCACCGGCGCCCTCGTCGGGGGCATCGCGCTCGAGGCGGCGTGGTCGCGGCGGGTCGACACCGTGCCGATCCTCGTCGTGCTGTCGCTGGTCGGGTTCCTCGCCTCGGTCACGGTCGCGCGCTTCGCCGCCGTCGAGACCGAGGGCGAGGGCCGCATCCTCACGCGCGAGGAGCTCGCGGCGCTCGAGAACGAGCGCATCGAGGCCGAGCGTGCGGAACGCGAGAGCAGCGACGAGGAGCACCGCGGCGGCCGCGCGAAGGGGGAGGTGTCATGA
- a CDS encoding Na+/H+ antiporter subunit E: MSLHPRRRSLGFPLLAVAWLTVIWVLLWGDLSIANVLSGIVIAVVVVRLLRMPVIDFHGRVHPGALAYLLYRFAVDLVVASTQVTLLALDPRRTPRSAVIAVQLRSHSDLYLTLTAQFCSLVPGSVVVEAHRTTGMLYVHVLDVDMAHGVDAARQHVLDQEERILRALASDEELAQVGLRRRPEDTPAVASGASSGGAR, encoded by the coding sequence ATGAGCCTGCACCCGCGCCGCCGCTCGCTCGGCTTCCCCCTCCTCGCCGTCGCCTGGCTGACGGTCATCTGGGTGCTGCTCTGGGGAGACCTGAGCATCGCCAACGTGCTGTCCGGCATCGTCATCGCGGTCGTCGTCGTGCGGCTGCTGCGCATGCCGGTGATCGACTTCCACGGGCGCGTCCATCCCGGGGCGCTGGCCTACCTGCTCTACCGGTTCGCGGTCGACCTCGTGGTCGCCAGCACCCAGGTCACCCTGCTGGCCCTGGATCCGCGCCGGACCCCGCGCAGCGCCGTCATCGCCGTCCAGCTGCGCTCCCACTCGGACCTCTACCTCACGCTCACGGCGCAGTTCTGCTCGCTGGTGCCCGGGTCCGTCGTCGTCGAGGCCCACCGCACGACCGGGATGCTCTACGTGCACGTGCTGGACGTCGACATGGCGCACGGTGTGGACGCCGCCCGCCAGCACGTCCTGGACCAGGAGGAGCGCATCCTGCGCGCGCTGGCGTCGGACGAGGAGCTGGCGCAGGTCGGTCTGCGCCGGCGCCCCGAGGACACCCCGGCCGTCGCGTCGGGCGCGTCGAGCGGGGGTGCGCGATGA
- a CDS encoding Na+/H+ antiporter subunit D: MNLSDLTWVVPLPVVLPLFGAGLALALWRHGRAQGVISVIVLSLVLASSVVLLVAADQGPLVLDVGGWAAPVGIDLVADRLSALMLTVSSAVTLCVLLYSLAQGVEDGDAETPIAIFHPTYLVLTAGVANAFLSGDLFNLYVGFEILLAASYVLITLGGTGERIRAGTIYVVVSLTSSVIFLLAIALVYAATGTVNMAQLAERLPEVDPTVSLALQLLLLLAFGIKAAVFPLSAWLPDSYPTAPAPVTAVFAGLLTKVGVYAVIRTQTLLFPDGRVDDLLMWVALLTMVVGILGAVAQNDIKRLVSFTLVSHIGYMIFGIALSSEQGLASAIFYVAHHITVQTALFLVVGLVERRGGSTSLDDLGGLAKLAPVLAVLFFIPAMNLAGIPPLSGFLGKAGLLQAGAAVGTPLAWALVAGAVVTSLLTLYAIVKAWNKAFWQTPPVEPPAARLPGGMLGPAGALVALGLTLTVVAGPLFAYTERASLTLRDRDQYITAVLPDGSRGEGQSADVTEEAEG; encoded by the coding sequence GTGAACCTCAGCGACCTGACCTGGGTGGTGCCGCTGCCCGTCGTGCTGCCCCTCTTCGGCGCCGGCCTCGCCCTCGCGCTGTGGAGGCACGGGCGCGCCCAGGGCGTCATCAGCGTCATCGTGCTCTCGCTCGTCCTCGCCTCCTCGGTCGTCCTCCTGGTGGCCGCCGACCAGGGCCCGCTGGTGCTCGACGTCGGTGGCTGGGCGGCGCCCGTGGGCATCGACCTGGTCGCCGACCGGCTCTCCGCGCTCATGCTCACCGTCTCGTCGGCGGTGACCCTGTGCGTCCTGCTGTACTCGCTCGCCCAGGGCGTCGAGGACGGCGACGCCGAGACGCCGATCGCGATCTTCCACCCGACGTACCTGGTCCTGACCGCGGGGGTCGCGAACGCGTTCCTCTCCGGCGACCTGTTCAACCTGTACGTCGGCTTCGAGATCCTGCTCGCGGCGTCGTACGTGCTCATCACCCTGGGTGGGACGGGCGAGCGCATCCGGGCGGGCACGATCTACGTCGTCGTCTCGCTCACCTCGTCGGTCATCTTCCTGCTCGCGATCGCGCTGGTGTACGCGGCGACGGGCACCGTGAACATGGCGCAGCTCGCCGAGCGGCTGCCGGAGGTGGACCCCACCGTCTCGCTCGCGCTGCAGCTGCTCCTGCTGCTCGCCTTCGGGATCAAGGCCGCGGTGTTCCCGCTCTCGGCCTGGCTGCCCGACTCCTACCCGACCGCGCCCGCGCCCGTGACCGCCGTCTTCGCGGGCCTGCTCACCAAGGTCGGCGTCTACGCGGTGATCCGGACCCAGACGCTGCTGTTCCCCGACGGCCGGGTCGACGACCTGCTGATGTGGGTCGCGCTGCTGACCATGGTCGTGGGCATCCTGGGCGCCGTCGCGCAGAACGACATCAAGCGACTCGTGTCGTTCACGCTGGTCAGCCACATCGGCTACATGATCTTCGGCATCGCGCTGTCGTCGGAGCAGGGCCTCGCGTCGGCGATCTTCTACGTCGCGCACCACATCACCGTCCAGACCGCGCTGTTCCTGGTGGTCGGCCTGGTGGAGCGCCGCGGCGGGTCGACGTCGCTCGACGACCTGGGCGGGCTCGCCAAGCTCGCGCCGGTGCTCGCCGTCCTGTTCTTCATCCCCGCCATGAACCTCGCGGGGATCCCGCCGCTGTCGGGCTTCCTCGGCAAGGCAGGTCTGCTCCAGGCGGGCGCCGCCGTGGGCACGCCGTTGGCGTGGGCGCTGGTCGCCGGCGCCGTCGTCACCTCGCTGCTGACCCTGTACGCCATCGTCAAGGCGTGGAACAAGGCGTTCTGGCAGACGCCGCCCGTGGAGCCGCCGGCCGCTCGCCTGCCCGGCGGCATGCTCGGCCCCGCGGGCGCGCTCGTCGCGCTCGGCCTCACCCTCACCGTCGTCGCCGGGCCGCTCTTCGCCTACACCGAGCGTGCCTCGCTGACCCTGCGCGACCGCGACCAGTACATCACCGCGGTCCTGCCGGACGGCTCGCGGGGCGAGGGCCAGTCGGCCGACGTGACGGAGGAGGCCGAGGGATGA
- a CDS encoding Na(+)/H(+) antiporter subunit C, with amino-acid sequence MIEMSPSLALVATIVVLVTVGVYLLLERSLTRVLLGVIILGNGVNLLFLVAGGRAGGAPIIGLTPEGEMSDPLPQAMVLTAIVITLGMTAFLLAMAYRSWQLNRHDEVQDDLEDRRIARRAAADQAAYADADADVTTTLDEDAESVRDETGPVDQGIDGDGAPMHATLDEAASGRRDRGGDA; translated from the coding sequence ATGATCGAGATGTCCCCGAGCCTCGCTCTCGTCGCCACGATCGTCGTCCTCGTGACGGTGGGCGTCTACCTGCTGCTCGAGCGGAGCCTGACCCGCGTGCTGCTCGGCGTGATCATCCTGGGCAACGGCGTCAACCTCCTCTTCCTGGTGGCGGGCGGCCGTGCGGGCGGCGCCCCGATCATCGGGCTCACGCCCGAGGGCGAGATGAGCGACCCGCTGCCCCAGGCGATGGTGCTGACCGCGATCGTCATCACCCTGGGCATGACCGCCTTCCTGCTGGCGATGGCGTACCGGTCCTGGCAGCTCAACCGGCACGACGAGGTCCAGGACGACCTGGAGGACCGCCGGATCGCCCGGCGCGCGGCCGCGGACCAGGCGGCCTACGCCGACGCCGACGCCGACGTCACCACCACCCTCGACGAGGATGCGGAGTCCGTGCGCGACGAGACCGGACCGGTGGACCAGGGCATCGACGGCGACGGCGCGCCGATGCACGCGACGCTCGACGAGGCCGCGTCCGGCCGGCGCGACCGCGGGGGTGACGCGTGA